One Cellulomonas taurus genomic region harbors:
- the pstS gene encoding phosphate ABC transporter substrate-binding protein PstS, whose protein sequence is MKLNRGTGALALAGVLALSLAACGSDNATGSDSTGTSGSGDTASSLSGELNGSGASSQESAMEAWRAGFQNQNPDVTVSYDPVGSGGGRTAFLDGSVQFAGTDSALDEDELAQAQDRCFGAEAVDLPVYVSPIAVVFNLEGVDSLNLSAATIANIFNNTITTWNDPAIAAENPDVQLPDTAITPVHRSDESGTTKNFTDYLAKASGGAWTEEASGDWPLDGGESGAQTSGLIQAVSGGNGTIGYADFSKAGDLGVVKIKVGEEWVAPSEEGAAAALDASPRDDARAEGDIVVKIDRETTESGAYPMILVSYLVACQAYDSQDDVDLVQAFLTYVASAEGQSASETAAGSAPISDTLRTDVQASIDAIKLAS, encoded by the coding sequence GTGAAGCTGAACCGCGGAACGGGCGCGCTCGCCCTCGCCGGCGTGCTTGCCCTCTCCCTGGCGGCGTGCGGCTCCGACAACGCCACTGGCTCTGACTCCACCGGCACCTCCGGCTCCGGCGACACCGCCAGCAGCCTGAGCGGCGAGCTGAACGGCTCCGGCGCCTCGTCGCAGGAGTCCGCGATGGAGGCCTGGCGTGCCGGGTTCCAGAACCAGAACCCTGATGTGACCGTCTCCTACGACCCGGTCGGCTCCGGCGGCGGACGTACCGCCTTCCTGGACGGCTCGGTGCAGTTCGCCGGCACCGACTCCGCGCTGGACGAGGACGAGCTGGCCCAGGCCCAGGACCGCTGCTTCGGCGCGGAGGCCGTGGACCTGCCGGTCTACGTCTCCCCGATCGCCGTCGTGTTCAACCTGGAGGGCGTGGACAGCCTCAACCTGTCCGCCGCCACCATCGCGAACATCTTCAACAACACCATCACCACCTGGAACGACCCGGCGATCGCCGCGGAGAACCCGGACGTGCAGCTGCCGGACACCGCGATCACCCCGGTGCACCGCTCCGACGAGTCGGGCACCACCAAGAACTTCACCGACTACCTGGCGAAGGCCTCCGGTGGCGCGTGGACCGAGGAGGCGTCGGGCGACTGGCCGCTGGACGGTGGCGAGTCCGGTGCGCAGACCTCCGGCCTGATCCAGGCGGTGTCCGGCGGTAACGGCACCATCGGTTACGCCGACTTCTCGAAGGCCGGTGACCTGGGCGTGGTGAAGATCAAGGTCGGCGAGGAGTGGGTCGCCCCGTCCGAGGAGGGTGCCGCCGCCGCGCTGGACGCCTCCCCGCGCGACGACGCCCGTGCCGAGGGTGACATCGTGGTGAAGATCGACCGCGAGACCACCGAGTCGGGCGCCTACCCGATGATCCTGGTGTCCTACCTGGTCGCCTGCCAGGCCTACGACAGCCAGGACGACGTGGACCTGGTCCAGGCGTTCCTGACCTACGTCGCCTCCGCCGAGGGCCAGTCCGCCTCCGAGACCGCCGCGGGTTCCGCCCCGATCTCGGACACCCTGCGCACCGACGTCCAGGCGTCGATCGACGCGATCAAGCTGGCCTCCTGA
- a CDS encoding response regulator transcription factor codes for MNRILLVEDEESYRDPLAYLLTREGYQVATAATGTEAVELFDTGDPVDLVLLDLMLPGVSGTEVCRHIRQTSDVPVIMLTAKDSEIDKVVGLELGADDYVTKPYSSRELLARVRAVLRRRVSGTAPTEDEDEDDNILVSGPVRMDVERHVVTVNDEPVAFPLKEFELLELLLRNAGRVLTRAQLIDRVWGTDYVGDTKTLDVHVKRVRAKIESDPGNPTLLLTVRGLGYKLNDA; via the coding sequence GTGAACCGCATCCTGCTCGTCGAGGACGAGGAGTCGTACCGCGATCCGTTGGCCTACCTGCTCACCCGGGAGGGCTACCAGGTGGCGACCGCCGCGACCGGCACCGAGGCGGTGGAGCTCTTCGACACCGGCGATCCGGTCGACCTGGTCCTGCTGGACCTCATGCTGCCCGGCGTCTCCGGCACCGAGGTGTGCCGGCACATCCGGCAGACCTCGGACGTGCCGGTGATCATGCTGACCGCCAAGGACTCGGAGATCGACAAGGTGGTCGGCCTGGAGCTCGGCGCCGACGACTACGTCACCAAGCCGTACTCCTCCCGGGAACTGCTGGCGCGGGTGCGGGCCGTGCTGCGCCGCCGGGTGTCGGGTACCGCGCCGACCGAGGACGAGGACGAGGACGACAACATCCTGGTCTCCGGTCCGGTGCGGATGGACGTCGAACGCCATGTCGTCACGGTGAACGACGAGCCGGTCGCGTTCCCGCTCAAGGAGTTCGAGCTGCTGGAACTCCTGCTGCGCAACGCCGGCCGGGTGCTCACCCGCGCCCAGCTGATCGACCGGGTGTGGGGCACCGACTACGTCGGCGACACCAAGACCCTGGACGTCCACGTCAAGCGGGTGCGGGCCAAGATCGAGTCCGACCCGGGCAACCCCACGCTGCTGCTCACCGTGCGCGGACTGGGCTACAAGCTGAACGACGCGTGA
- a CDS encoding sensor histidine kinase produces MEGLTGLMMLVAGGLGLLVGVGATLAFRWSERAQRTVPAGPEPELDDGLVRVLAVLRSAAVVLDDEDHVLRASPPAYAYGVVRDGQIVHAAVRDLIADVRRTGVIRDEELELPRGPLGPGTIMLQVRVAQLGPNRLLVLAEDRTAARRLEAIRRDFVVNVSHELKTPVGAISLLAETVQDAAEDAEAVRRFAGRMINESQRLSALVHEILELSRLQVAGALQEIQVIDVDSVIAEAVDRARTGALAKQIDLDVGGVSGAQVFGDPTMLVQAVRNLLDNAVSYSPPGTHVGVGVRSHESLIEIAVVDQGIGIPAEEQDRVFERFYRVDPARSRETGGTGLGLSIVKHVAADHGGDVQVWSQPGRGSTFTIRLPRAASAEEVEAHERALDSEPKGTP; encoded by the coding sequence GTGGAGGGTCTGACAGGGCTGATGATGCTCGTCGCCGGTGGGTTGGGGTTGCTGGTCGGTGTGGGTGCCACGCTCGCGTTCCGGTGGAGCGAACGGGCGCAGCGCACGGTACCGGCCGGACCCGAGCCGGAGCTGGACGACGGGTTGGTGCGCGTGCTCGCCGTGCTGCGGTCGGCGGCGGTGGTGCTGGACGACGAGGACCACGTCCTGCGCGCCAGCCCGCCCGCCTACGCCTACGGGGTGGTCCGGGACGGGCAGATCGTGCACGCGGCGGTGCGTGACCTGATCGCCGACGTGCGGCGGACCGGGGTGATCCGGGACGAGGAACTGGAGCTTCCCCGCGGGCCGCTCGGCCCCGGCACGATCATGCTGCAGGTCCGGGTCGCCCAGCTCGGGCCGAACCGGTTGCTGGTCCTGGCCGAGGACCGCACCGCCGCCCGGCGGCTGGAGGCGATCCGCCGGGACTTCGTGGTGAACGTGTCCCACGAGCTCAAGACTCCGGTCGGCGCGATCTCGCTGCTGGCCGAGACGGTGCAGGACGCCGCCGAGGACGCGGAGGCGGTGCGCCGGTTCGCCGGGCGGATGATCAACGAGTCCCAGCGGCTGTCGGCGCTGGTGCACGAGATCCTGGAGCTGTCCCGGCTGCAGGTCGCCGGTGCGCTGCAGGAGATCCAGGTGATCGACGTCGACAGCGTGATCGCCGAGGCGGTGGACCGCGCCCGGACCGGTGCCCTGGCCAAGCAGATCGACCTCGACGTCGGTGGGGTCAGCGGCGCCCAGGTCTTCGGCGACCCGACCATGCTGGTCCAGGCGGTGCGGAACCTGCTGGACAACGCCGTGTCCTACTCACCGCCCGGCACCCACGTCGGGGTCGGGGTGCGCAGCCACGAGTCACTGATCGAGATCGCGGTGGTCGACCAGGGCATCGGCATTCCCGCCGAGGAGCAGGACCGGGTGTTCGAGCGGTTCTACCGGGTCGACCCGGCGCGCAGCCGCGAGACCGGCGGCACCGGACTGGGCCTGTCCATCGTCAAACATGTCGCGGCCGACCACGGCGGCGACGTCCAGGTCTGGTCGCAACCGGGACGTGGCTCCACCTTCACCATCCGGCTGCCCAGGGCGGCCTCAGCCGAAGAGGTCGAGGCGCATGAGCGTGCCCTCGACTCCGAACCGAAAGGCACTCCGTGA
- the phoU gene encoding phosphate signaling complex protein PhoU: MREIFDAELKQLGDDLVAMSGRVEHAITAAGEALAHQDLTLAESVIADDLAIDALERDLDERCVLLLAQQSPVATDLRVVVSALRMSATLERMGDLARHVAQVARRSYPHPAVDPALAAVFAEMNEAAVRVAAKTTEVLQSHDLEVAAAILAADDKLDHLHEETFRVLLGSGWSGTPQQTVDVTLLGRYYERFGDHAVSIAKRITFLVTGEFAGGPTPTH, from the coding sequence ATGCGGGAGATCTTCGACGCCGAGCTGAAGCAGCTCGGTGACGACCTGGTGGCCATGAGCGGTCGGGTCGAGCACGCCATCACCGCGGCCGGGGAGGCGCTCGCGCACCAGGACCTGACGCTGGCCGAGTCCGTGATCGCCGACGACCTGGCGATCGACGCGCTGGAGCGGGACCTGGACGAGCGGTGCGTGCTGCTGCTGGCCCAGCAGTCCCCGGTCGCCACCGACCTGCGGGTGGTGGTGTCCGCGCTGCGGATGAGCGCGACCCTGGAGCGGATGGGTGACCTGGCCCGGCACGTGGCACAGGTGGCGCGGCGCAGCTACCCGCACCCGGCCGTGGACCCGGCGCTGGCAGCGGTTTTCGCGGAGATGAACGAGGCGGCGGTGCGGGTGGCGGCCAAGACCACTGAGGTGCTGCAGAGCCACGACCTGGAGGTGGCCGCCGCGATCCTGGCCGCCGACGACAAGCTGGACCACCTGCACGAGGAGACGTTCCGGGTGCTGCTCGGCTCCGGCTGGTCCGGGACGCCGCAGCAGACGGTGGACGTGACGCTGCTCGGCCGGTACTACGAGCGGTTCGGCGACCACGCGGTGTCGATCGCCAAGCGGATCACCTTCCTGGTGACCGGCGAGTTCGCGGGCGGGCCGACCCCGACGCACTGA
- a CDS encoding phosphoglyceromutase, producing MTYTLVLLRHGESEWNAKNLFTGWVDVPLSEKGVAEAKRGGTLLTDAGVLPDVVHTSLLRRAITTANYALDSADRLWIPVKRSWRLNERHYGALQGKDKKQTLAEFGEEQFMLWRRSYDVPPPDIELGSEFSQDTDPRYAGEPIPRAEALKQVLDRALPYWNSDIVPDLKDNKTVLVAAHGNSIRAIVKYLDDVDDDTIAGINIPTGIPLVYHLDEETLKPTNPGGTYLDPDAAAEAIKAVANQGR from the coding sequence ATGACCTACACCCTGGTGCTGCTCCGCCACGGCGAGAGCGAATGGAACGCCAAGAACCTGTTCACCGGTTGGGTGGACGTGCCCCTGTCGGAGAAGGGCGTCGCCGAGGCCAAGCGCGGCGGCACCCTGCTGACCGACGCCGGCGTGCTGCCGGACGTCGTGCACACCTCCCTGCTGCGCCGCGCGATCACCACCGCGAACTACGCGCTGGACTCCGCCGACCGGCTCTGGATCCCGGTCAAGCGGTCCTGGCGCCTGAATGAGCGTCACTACGGTGCGCTGCAGGGCAAGGACAAGAAGCAGACCCTGGCCGAGTTCGGTGAGGAGCAGTTCATGCTCTGGCGCCGTTCCTACGACGTGCCGCCGCCGGACATCGAGCTGGGCTCGGAGTTCTCCCAGGACACCGACCCGCGCTACGCCGGTGAGCCGATCCCGCGTGCCGAGGCGCTCAAGCAGGTCCTCGACCGTGCCTTGCCCTACTGGAACTCGGACATCGTGCCGGACCTGAAGGACAACAAGACCGTCCTGGTCGCCGCGCACGGCAACTCGATCCGCGCCATCGTCAAGTACCTGGACGACGTGGACGACGACACCATCGCCGGGATCAACATCCCGACCGGCATCCCGCTGGTGTACCACCTGGACGAGGAGACGCTGAAGCCCACCAACCCGGGCGGCACCTACCTCGACCCCGACGCTGCCGCCGAGGCGATCAAGGCAGTCGCCAACCAGGGCCGCTGA
- a CDS encoding nitroreductase family deazaflavin-dependent oxidoreductase, producing MAITGEYQPSPEAWVRDQVETIERSGGTEGTELRGMPVVVVTMLGAKSGKVRKIPVMRVEHDGVYAVVASLGGAPKNPGWYANLVAHPEVDIQDATHKGSYRVREISGEEYALWWERAVAAYPDYADYQTKTDRVIPVFLAEPLTD from the coding sequence ATGGCGATCACAGGTGAGTACCAGCCCAGCCCCGAGGCGTGGGTCCGCGATCAGGTCGAGACCATCGAGCGCTCCGGCGGGACGGAGGGCACCGAACTGCGCGGCATGCCGGTGGTCGTGGTGACCATGCTCGGCGCCAAGAGCGGCAAGGTGCGCAAGATCCCGGTGATGCGGGTCGAGCACGACGGGGTGTACGCGGTGGTCGCGTCGCTCGGCGGTGCGCCCAAGAACCCGGGCTGGTACGCCAACCTGGTCGCGCATCCGGAGGTGGACATCCAGGACGCCACGCACAAGGGCTCCTACCGGGTCCGCGAGATCAGCGGCGAGGAGTACGCGCTGTGGTGGGAGCGCGCGGTCGCCGCCTACCCGGACTACGCCGACTACCAGACCAAGACCGACCGGGTGATCCCGGTCTTCCTCGCCGAACCGCTCACCGACTGA